In Anaerolineales bacterium, the following proteins share a genomic window:
- a CDS encoding HAMP domain-containing sensor histidine kinase → MPKKKTKAPPIQQILKKIRPAWVEHVGSELARGMEVRAGFEKQLGRFFDLLEQSVTTGDPAWMDSILLDWAKSSTETNLEDGLYHVSFLINRMIALTIQVANETLTKQQSLDLLAAIIPIYTYGLGVVARYEMETRVAHISAEMEKVQKQMERVDRSKSAFISVAAHELKTPLTLIEGYSSMMEDLTGEQKSEQLKSLLAGMTTGVGRLRIIVDDMIDVSMIDNDLLRLNFQPAQIGTLLEALRKEVESAAQNRKLSVALSNFEGSRQWIYLDSIRITQALRNVISNAIKFTPDDGTIKIDGRLLPGFIEVTVTDTGIGISLENQNRIFEKFGQLGSVGRHSSGRTKFKGGGPGLGLPIARGILEAHGGSVWVESPGYDEKACPGSTFHILIPARTEAPDPKMTKLFDKLGRKDEIPDDPAQ, encoded by the coding sequence ATGCCGAAGAAGAAAACCAAAGCCCCGCCTATTCAGCAGATCCTGAAAAAGATTCGCCCGGCATGGGTCGAGCATGTCGGAAGCGAACTCGCGCGCGGCATGGAGGTGCGCGCCGGCTTCGAGAAGCAACTGGGAAGGTTCTTCGACTTGCTGGAGCAGTCCGTCACTACCGGCGACCCGGCGTGGATGGATTCCATTCTGCTCGATTGGGCGAAATCGTCCACAGAAACGAATCTGGAGGATGGGTTGTATCACGTCTCCTTCCTCATCAACCGCATGATCGCGCTGACGATCCAAGTGGCAAACGAAACGCTGACGAAACAGCAGTCGCTCGATCTGCTTGCCGCGATCATCCCGATCTACACGTACGGGCTGGGCGTTGTGGCGCGCTATGAAATGGAAACGCGCGTGGCGCATATCTCTGCCGAGATGGAAAAAGTGCAAAAGCAAATGGAGCGCGTGGACCGCAGCAAGTCTGCGTTTATTTCGGTCGCCGCGCATGAACTCAAGACGCCGTTGACGCTGATCGAAGGCTACTCATCCATGATGGAGGATCTGACCGGCGAACAAAAGAGCGAACAGTTGAAAAGTCTGCTGGCAGGCATGACCACTGGCGTTGGGCGTCTGCGGATTATCGTAGACGACATGATAGACGTTTCGATGATCGACAACGATCTGCTTCGTTTGAACTTTCAGCCCGCGCAAATTGGGACTTTGTTGGAAGCGCTGCGAAAAGAAGTCGAGTCGGCGGCGCAGAATCGCAAACTGTCGGTCGCCCTGTCGAATTTCGAGGGCAGTCGTCAGTGGATCTATCTGGATTCGATCCGCATCACCCAGGCCTTGCGGAACGTGATCAGTAATGCGATCAAGTTCACGCCGGATGACGGTACGATCAAAATTGATGGGCGGCTATTGCCTGGTTTTATCGAGGTCACTGTTACAGACACCGGCATCGGCATCTCGTTGGAAAATCAGAATAGGATCTTCGAGAAATTCGGTCAATTGGGAAGCGTGGGACGTCATTCCAGCGGGCGGACCAAATTCAAGGGCGGAGGACCCGGCTTGGGTCTGCCCATCGCGCGCGGCATCCTTGAAGCGCACGGGGGTTCGGTCTGGGTCGAATCGCCGGGTTACGATGAAAAAGCCTGCCCGGGCTCCACGTTCCACATACTTATCCCTGCCCGAACCGAAGCGCCCGACCCGAAAATGACGAAGTTATTTGATAAACTTGGCAGGAAGGATGAAATTCCGGATGACCCCGCGCAATAG
- the hflX gene encoding GTPase HflX codes for MSKRIPQPTTPPHEKAFLVGVDLYQRKTFLSLDDSLAELALLADTSGLDVAGELTQKLDRPHVKTYIGPGKVDELKMLVEETLSQVVVFDDELSPRHQRELQEALGRNVRVLDRTALILDIFAQHAHTKEGMLQVELAQYEYYLPRLTGQWTHLERQAGGGGGRAGSTGGVGLRGPGETQLEVDKRAIRREISRLKRELEKVSAHRQRYRAQRKRSRIPTVALVGYTNAGKSTLLNKLAKSEVYVADQLFATLDPTTRRVELPGGYQALMTDTVGFIQKLPTALIEAFHATLEEILEADLLLHVVDISHPNALNQFNAVQQTLDELGAQHIPVVTALNKVDRLRDPQSAQEAVSRYSKAVAISAVKGVGIPELLRLIQEELYETYAPIHVRLPYQQGALISLFHEAGQVERVEHGRGGVTMQGRIPGRLVAQFNGWEVRKNHQQLEEEEL; via the coding sequence ATGTCAAAACGAATTCCGCAACCCACTACGCCCCCGCACGAAAAAGCATTCCTCGTCGGCGTTGATCTGTACCAGCGAAAGACTTTTCTTTCGCTGGACGATTCGCTTGCCGAGTTGGCGTTACTTGCCGATACCTCCGGGCTGGATGTGGCGGGCGAGTTGACCCAGAAATTAGACCGCCCTCACGTCAAAACCTACATCGGTCCCGGCAAAGTGGACGAGTTGAAAATGCTCGTCGAGGAAACGCTTTCACAAGTGGTCGTCTTCGACGACGAACTTTCGCCGCGTCACCAGCGTGAATTGCAGGAAGCGCTGGGCAGAAATGTCCGCGTGCTGGATCGCACCGCGCTCATCCTCGACATCTTCGCGCAACACGCCCACACGAAAGAAGGCATGTTGCAAGTGGAACTCGCGCAGTATGAATATTACCTGCCGCGCCTCACCGGTCAATGGACTCACTTGGAGCGGCAGGCTGGCGGCGGCGGCGGACGCGCCGGTTCGACGGGTGGAGTTGGCTTGCGCGGACCGGGCGAAACGCAGTTGGAAGTGGACAAACGCGCCATCCGCCGCGAGATCTCGCGCCTCAAAAGGGAACTCGAAAAGGTCAGCGCGCATCGTCAGCGTTATCGCGCCCAACGGAAGCGCTCGCGCATCCCGACCGTCGCGTTGGTCGGATATACCAACGCGGGGAAATCCACATTGCTGAACAAGCTGGCAAAATCGGAAGTCTATGTGGCAGATCAACTCTTTGCCACGCTCGACCCAACCACCCGCCGCGTCGAATTGCCCGGCGGCTATCAGGCGTTGATGACCGATACCGTCGGTTTCATTCAAAAACTGCCAACGGCATTGATCGAAGCGTTCCATGCCACGTTGGAAGAAATCCTCGAAGCCGATCTGTTGTTGCACGTCGTGGATATTTCTCACCCGAACGCGTTGAATCAATTCAACGCCGTTCAACAAACTCTGGATGAACTCGGCGCGCAACACATCCCCGTTGTCACTGCGCTCAACAAAGTGGATCGTTTGCGCGACCCGCAGTCCGCGCAGGAAGCGGTAAGCCGCTACTCGAAAGCAGTCGCAATTTCAGCGGTGAAGGGCGTTGGTATACCGGAGTTATTGCGATTGATTCAAGAGGAGTTATACGAGACATATGCGCCGATCCACGTGCGTTTGCCATATCAGCAGGGCGCGCTCATCTCGTTGTTCCACGAAGCGGGGCAGGTGGAGCGCGTCGAACACGGACGCGGCGGAGTCACCATGCAAGGGCGCATCCCCGGGCGGCTCGTCGCGCAATTCAACGGCTGGGAAGTTCGCAAAAATCATCAGCAGTTGGAAGAGGAAGAACTATGA
- the murI gene encoding glutamate racemase, whose translation MDSKPDSPIGIFDSGVGGLSVLRAIRKQTPNENILYFGDQGHIPYGPRPMDQIRDFSEATTNFLLQRDAKIIVVACNTASAAALKFLRGKFPLVQFVGMEPAVKPAAEQTRTGKVGVLATPATFQGELYASVVERFANGVELFQNTCSGLVQQIERGNLNGSETRKILQDALTPMLEQNIDTVVLGCTHYPFVIPLIQEIVGENVRVIDPAPAVARQVERLLEASGRRRKSSARGIVEVFTSGDPAALKSMLPILSGEEVEVRRVEWLSDTQITPPRL comes from the coding sequence ATGGATTCAAAGCCAGATTCCCCCATCGGCATCTTTGACTCAGGCGTGGGCGGGCTTTCCGTGCTTCGAGCGATCCGCAAACAGACGCCGAACGAAAACATCTTGTACTTCGGCGATCAGGGACACATCCCCTACGGTCCGCGCCCGATGGATCAGATTCGGGATTTTTCGGAAGCGACCACGAATTTTCTCTTACAACGCGACGCGAAGATCATCGTGGTCGCATGCAACACAGCCTCTGCCGCGGCGCTGAAGTTTCTGCGAGGCAAATTCCCACTCGTTCAATTCGTGGGCATGGAACCGGCGGTCAAACCGGCGGCGGAACAGACGCGCACCGGCAAAGTGGGCGTCCTTGCCACGCCAGCCACATTTCAGGGTGAGTTGTACGCGTCGGTGGTGGAGCGGTTCGCCAACGGCGTGGAGTTGTTTCAAAACACGTGCAGCGGTCTCGTGCAACAGATCGAGCGGGGAAATTTGAACGGGAGCGAAACGCGCAAGATTTTACAGGATGCGCTTACCCCCATGCTCGAACAAAACATTGACACGGTCGTGCTGGGCTGCACGCATTATCCGTTCGTGATTCCGTTGATTCAGGAGATCGTCGGGGAAAACGTTCGGGTGATCGACCCGGCTCCCGCTGTGGCGAGACAGGTTGAACGTCTGCTTGAGGCGAGCGGAAGGAGGCGCAAATCATCCGCACGCGGAATCGTCGAAGTGTTCACGTCGGGCGATCCCGCCGCGTTGAAATCCATGCTGCCGATCTTGTCGGGGGAAGAGGTCGAGGTCCGAAGAGTCGAGTGGCTATCTGATACGCAAATAACGCCGCCGCGGCTATGA
- a CDS encoding DMT family transporter, with protein sequence MHEIRLKGINAALLSAVFLGLAPVFGKAAMGADQFSPFAVVALRTSIAALLLVLIFAIFNRRALYIYPAALYITMLAGAINGLGSIFYYIGLSRLNASVAQLLYSLYPFFVAFWLQLDRQPPTRLTVTRIGIAIVAVFFLTRGTTGAIDPIGVLFMLVAAALYALHLPINQRALYDVPAPTVTVYTLLAMSAVVVPVYFAFDGSPPGKAAEWTPVLMLTAVTFFSRLTLFMGVKHIGGMQTALLGLAELIIALVFSHIILGENFTGLQWIGLVGLGFSLLLVWFEKPPSHPPSKHGLLGWLQPPDFPTDFFKR encoded by the coding sequence ATGCATGAGATCAGGCTAAAAGGCATCAACGCGGCATTATTATCTGCAGTGTTCCTTGGGTTGGCTCCGGTATTCGGTAAAGCCGCCATGGGCGCGGATCAATTCTCGCCGTTTGCCGTTGTCGCATTGCGCACGAGCATTGCGGCTCTGTTGCTCGTCTTGATCTTTGCCATTTTCAATCGCCGCGCATTATATATTTACCCAGCCGCGCTATACATCACCATGTTAGCCGGAGCGATCAACGGTCTTGGCTCGATTTTCTATTACATCGGCTTGAGCCGATTAAACGCCAGCGTCGCGCAATTGTTATATTCGCTATATCCGTTCTTCGTCGCGTTCTGGCTTCAATTGGATCGCCAGCCCCCCACACGCCTCACCGTCACACGGATCGGGATTGCGATCGTCGCCGTTTTTTTTCTGACGCGCGGGACCACCGGAGCAATTGACCCAATCGGCGTTTTATTCATGCTGGTTGCCGCGGCGCTGTATGCGCTCCACCTGCCCATCAACCAACGCGCGTTGTACGACGTGCCAGCCCCCACAGTGACCGTGTACACCCTCCTTGCCATGAGCGCTGTGGTCGTGCCGGTTTACTTCGCATTCGATGGCAGTCCGCCGGGAAAAGCGGCGGAATGGACTCCCGTCTTGATGCTGACTGCGGTGACGTTCTTCTCACGCCTCACCCTCTTCATGGGCGTCAAGCACATCGGCGGGATGCAAACGGCTCTTCTTGGACTGGCGGAGTTGATCATCGCCCTTGTGTTTAGCCACATCATCCTCGGGGAAAACTTTACCGGCTTGCAATGGATCGGACTCGTTGGTCTGGGGTTTAGCCTCTTGCTCGTTTGGTTTGAAAAGCCGCCCTCTCACCCGCCCTCCAAACATGGGCTGTTGGGCTGGCTTCAACCGCCGGACTTTCCTACAGATTTCTTCAAACGCTAA